A single window of Mycobacterium sp. ITM-2016-00318 DNA harbors:
- a CDS encoding MarR family winged helix-turn-helix transcriptional regulator: MRYYWEQQSEEDPTGFLAMTSVLRLHHLMTTSIDGCLRSEVNLSVTDYQILKALQLSETGTRLLSRLAWHLMVHPTTVTLSVERLEAKQLVKRVSHPRDRRARVVTVTEEGRKVADRATEALARVDFGLPGLPASQARSLTAAIARVRASAGDRDRSYESAPTGLD; encoded by the coding sequence ATGCGTTATTACTGGGAGCAACAGAGCGAGGAGGATCCCACGGGTTTCCTGGCGATGACGTCGGTGCTGCGGCTGCACCATCTGATGACCACTTCGATCGACGGTTGTCTTCGCAGCGAGGTCAACCTCAGCGTCACCGACTACCAGATTCTTAAAGCGCTGCAGCTCAGCGAGACCGGCACACGGCTGCTGAGCAGGCTGGCGTGGCATCTGATGGTGCACCCGACCACGGTCACGCTGAGTGTCGAGCGGTTGGAGGCCAAGCAACTGGTCAAGCGGGTCTCTCACCCCAGGGACCGGCGGGCCAGGGTGGTGACGGTCACCGAGGAGGGTCGGAAGGTGGCCGACAGGGCCACCGAGGCCCTCGCCCGTGTCGATTTCGGACTTCCCGGACTGCCCGCCTCACAGGCCCGTTCCTTGACCGCCGCCATCGCGCGGGTCCGCGCTTCCGCCGGCGATCGCGACCGGTCATACGAGTCCGCGCCGACCGGCCTGGACTGA
- a CDS encoding MaoC/PaaZ C-terminal domain-containing protein yields the protein MPIDPNAIGAKTEPHIFEWTDRDTMLYALGVGAGLDDLAFTTENSHDIPQQVLPTYAVIACTGFAAAGKIGSFNFAMLLHGSQQIRLFEPLPAAGKLSVVGEVADIQDKGEGKNAVVMLKATGTDPDTGKVVAETMSTAVIRGEGGFGGQPGQRPVAPEIPDREPDAKIALPTREDQALIYRLSGDRNPLHSDPWFARELAGFPKPILHGLCTYGVAGRALVGELGGGDATKVTAIASRFTSPVFPGETLTTSIWRTEGGRAVFRTEAAGRDGSDARLVLEDGVAEYTD from the coding sequence ATGCCGATCGACCCCAACGCGATAGGCGCGAAAACGGAGCCGCACATCTTCGAGTGGACCGATCGGGACACGATGCTGTACGCGCTCGGCGTCGGCGCCGGCCTCGATGATCTTGCGTTCACCACGGAGAACAGCCACGACATCCCGCAGCAGGTGCTGCCTACGTATGCCGTGATCGCATGCACCGGCTTCGCGGCGGCAGGCAAAATCGGCTCGTTCAACTTCGCGATGCTGCTGCACGGATCCCAGCAGATCCGGCTGTTCGAACCGCTGCCCGCCGCCGGGAAGCTGAGCGTTGTCGGCGAGGTCGCCGACATCCAGGACAAGGGTGAGGGCAAGAACGCCGTCGTCATGCTGAAGGCGACCGGCACCGACCCGGACACCGGGAAGGTCGTCGCGGAGACGATGTCGACCGCGGTCATCCGTGGCGAGGGCGGCTTCGGCGGACAACCGGGCCAGCGCCCCGTGGCACCCGAGATTCCCGACCGCGAACCCGATGCGAAGATCGCGCTGCCGACCCGCGAAGACCAGGCGCTGATCTACCGGCTGTCCGGCGACCGCAACCCGCTCCACAGCGACCCGTGGTTCGCACGCGAACTCGCTGGGTTCCCGAAGCCCATCCTGCACGGGCTGTGCACCTACGGGGTCGCCGGACGGGCGCTCGTCGGTGAGCTCGGCGGCGGTGACGCGACGAAGGTCACCGCGATCGCATCGCGCTTCACGTCACCGGTGTTTCCCGGGGAGACGCTGACGACCTCGATCTGGCGTACCGAGGGGGGCCGTGCGGTGTTCCGCACCGAGGCGGCGGGCCGGGACGGATCGGATGCGCGGTTGGTGCTCGAGGACGGCGTCGCCGAATACACCGACTGA
- a CDS encoding universal stress protein — protein MKLVVGYLATPGGADAVALGVRLARTLGAELELCIVLPADRGGVARLSVGDFDALLSEQAQKWLDEAAVPSDVVARSHVSFAESFADGLINEIARLEADAIVAGGAGGGLAGPLSLGSVVNELLHSSPVPVAVAPRGTRHSDVERVREVTCAIGEREGADLLLRTAVRFSKAAGTPLRLASLVALDPTFGQLRGDPDAVRERALAHAQQTLEAAKEALSEAIPVTSTIVDGPTVEDAVSKLDWRDGDLIMVGSSRLSAPKRLFLGSTAAKMLRVLDVPMMVVPRDQLEG, from the coding sequence ATGAAGCTGGTCGTGGGATACCTGGCCACACCCGGTGGGGCGGACGCGGTGGCTCTCGGCGTTCGGTTGGCCCGGACGCTGGGCGCCGAGTTGGAGTTGTGCATCGTTCTGCCTGCCGACCGCGGCGGCGTCGCCCGCCTTTCGGTCGGCGACTTCGACGCCCTACTCAGCGAGCAGGCGCAGAAGTGGCTCGACGAGGCTGCCGTGCCAAGCGACGTCGTCGCGCGCAGCCACGTGAGTTTCGCCGAGTCGTTCGCCGACGGCCTGATCAATGAGATCGCCCGGCTCGAGGCCGACGCCATCGTGGCGGGCGGCGCGGGAGGCGGGCTGGCGGGGCCGTTGTCGCTGGGATCGGTCGTCAACGAGCTCCTGCACTCGTCTCCGGTTCCTGTCGCGGTCGCGCCGCGAGGCACCCGCCACTCCGACGTCGAACGGGTTCGCGAGGTGACGTGCGCGATCGGCGAGCGTGAGGGTGCAGACCTGTTGCTGCGCACCGCGGTTCGTTTCAGCAAGGCGGCGGGCACACCGTTACGACTGGCCTCGCTCGTCGCCCTCGATCCGACGTTCGGTCAGCTGCGCGGTGACCCCGATGCCGTGCGCGAGCGGGCGCTGGCGCATGCGCAGCAGACGTTGGAAGCCGCCAAAGAAGCGCTGTCCGAGGCGATTCCGGTGACGTCGACGATCGTCGACGGGCCGACGGTCGAGGATGCGGTCAGCAAGCTCGACTGGCGCGACGGCGACCTGATCATGGTCGGGTCGAGCCGGCTCAGCGCGCCCAAGCGGCTGTTTCTCGGCTCGACGGCGGCCAAGATGCTGCGCGTCCTCGACGTGCCGATGATGGTCGTGCCGCGAGACCAACTCGAGGGCTGA